GCtaagaagaaacaacaaaactctTCCGCAACGTCGAAGGAAGTGAAAACAGGTTCCGGAACAGGCACAGTACCGATTACGGGAGGCAAAGTACCACCTTCGGtcatcaaacagcagcagcaacaacagcacagttCCGCTCCCATTACGAAAGGTGCAGCAAAGGCCAGCACTGTGGTAAAGAGTTTAAACAAACCCACAACAAGCGGTGcggctggtgccggtgctgcgggAAATGCGAAGAAAGCGGGCCAATCGAGCCATCATTCAACTACATCGACACCCGCtacgaaagcgaagaagaaaagcattTTCTCTCCGGTCAATTCCTCCGAATCCGATGGCGAAAAATCGGCCGACGATAAGCAGGACTTTAAAGATCGACGGACGTCCAGCTCAAGCTCCACGAGCGGCAATGTAGCTGGAGGTAGTGGCGCTGGCACTGGGAATGCCGGAGGCGCTGGATCCGACCAGTCCGATAAGGCTGCATCGGGGTCAGGAAATTCGGCTGCTAATTCCTCCGCCCAACAACGTGGCCGTGGTCGACCACGTAAAGCGTCTATGCAGAGCACCGCAAGTACACCGAAACCGGTCGCACAAGTGAAACCCTTACCGGCGCCCTCAACATCCGCGAATAGCAAAGCGTCCGGGAATTCCACCTCTGGCCCCGCGAGCAAACCGATTAAGTCGCACATGACCAACCTTTCCTCGGCCACGTCCAGCTCCAGCGATTCGTCGTCGAGTGGATCGTCGGACTCGGAAACGGAATCTTCGGACGATTCATCACCTTCGATCGTGACCACGGCACAGCAACCGAGAAATGCCAATCTCCCCATGAAACGAGTGCTGGAAAGGACACCGCAGAAGAGTAACGCCAAAGATGGCACTACCGTAGGAGCAGGGACCGATTCTGAACTCGATGCTACCAAGCAAACGCGCAAACTGACACGCTCGGCCAGTACGCGTAAATCGAAGCACCTCCTGGGGAAGAATGCTACCGATTCGGATTCCGATGCGGACAGTGTGAAGCGTTCGGCATCCAAGAGTCCGGTCAAGAAACCACCGGGATCCCTTTCGAAGGGTAAGGCCAAGAACAGTCTTTCGCATTTGAACTCGAGTAAACGTTCCAACGACGTGAAGGTGGCGAAGGAATCGTTCGTAGAGGAAGCACCGATCGAGCGAAGATGTCCACTGGAAAAGTGTGATTCGCTTGGCCATATGGGTGGTGTGTTTGAGAAGCATTTCACCCTCGAAGCCTGCCCGATGTTTCACAACATGACGATCGAACAAACGAAGCAGTTGCTAGTGGAGCGTAAGCTACGCGAAGAGGAACGCCGACGATCGATACCTGTGTATGAGAACTCGAAAAAGATCCAAACGCCGGAACAGAAGATTTACGCACAAAAGATTCGTGATTTGCGGATGCGCTTCAAACCATCGGTACCACCGCCATCGGCAGTTTCTAAtaccgagcgaccgaagccGTTTTTCGATcgcgatggaaatgaaatcgaaccCGAGCCTTGCCTCGAGGGTATCGTACCGGATTATGATCTGCAGTTGTTCCGCGAAGCTCAGGCACTGGCGAGTGAAAGCATCGATAAGGAGCTCGGTGATATGGTAACCGGTAAGGGCACGAAGTACATCTCGATGGGACGGCATTGCATGCAGGTGTGGTACCAATCGCCGTACCCGGATGATGCGACGCGGCTACCGAAGCTTTACTTGTGTGAATTTTGTTTGCGCTATCAAAAGTCTGAGGTCGGTATGAAGCGGCATGCGGCCAAATGTGTGTGGCGGCATCCACCGGGTGATGAGGTAAGGGCGAAACGAAGCACTGGGATGGAAGACTGTGGCAGAGGATAAATCACGTGTCGGATTATTTTTTTTCAGATCTACCGCAAAGGAAAGCTGGGTGTGTGGCAGGTGGATGGAAAGCGGCACAAACAATACTGTCAGCATCTTTGTTTGCTGGCCAAGTTCTTCTTGGACCACAAAACGCTCTACTACGATGTGGAACCGTTCCTGTTCTACGTGATGACTTTGGCAGATAGCGACGGATGCCACACAGTCGGATACTTCAGCAAGGTAAGTACCTATTTTGCAGGATTATTCAGAGCTGCAAGTGAATTATGAAGTACTTTAAGTGAtatttcagattttttttggaaattttgTCTTAAAATATTAATCTGATTATATAACAAGCATTTACTATCGTTCATTTGGATATATTGCTCACGACTGGGACGATAAACTTGCCTTTTTTAGCGTTTCAAGAGATACACTGACTCGGCAGTACGGATTCGTAACAGGACGGGTAGCACAAGCTACGGTATCTGTTATAGCTGTCACACGCGACGCTAGATTCTTGAAACGAATTTCGAAACTGATGTGAACGATTGCAGTCTGAAATTGTCGGGTTCAGGGCTCCGTTAGTATGCGATTTTTCATAATGAGTCGGATAAACATTTGCTTTTTTATGGATGATAACAAAAATGAGGAATAGGATGTGTACCGCTTCCTCCGCATAGCTATCAATCTGGGAAATAGGTCCACACATTTTCTACAAAATTTCAAAGTTTGTAAAACGTATAATCCAAATTAACATCATCTTCAATTTATTAGTCCGATCCTTTAAGCATTAGTTGGTATCATTAACAACattaatgaaaacatttattgttaaacaaaataattgtttttattatttaagcAGCAAATTAtccattattattttttttatttatctcaAGCAGCAAATTATGCATTAATTTTAAGAATTAGGTTCGCTACAAACTACGATAACCGAGAAATGTGTGTACATTTGGCCAGATAATCTGCTGGCTTGAACGCAAGGTTTCGATCGAAAAAAACTGAAGAAAGGAATCCTTTTCTATCATTCCTTTCGTCCAGCATGTTGtgtcttttctctctcatACTCTTCCATtgtttctctccatctctatCTGTCACTCTTAGGAAGTTGCCAAAAGAGTGAGTTGGTTGTTAGCACTGGTGCATCCGAAGCCAACAAAAGGTCACAAGAGGCTAACAATGAGAGCCGTTTTGCGTGAGAAGGCTGGCTGAAAACCCTCCACCGGGAGAATGCAAGTTTGATAACGCGCTGGTGGGAACGAGATGGCATCAATTACAATCATCCGCTGATCTGGTGCGGTAGCGCCGACTACCGCATCCGCCTCAATGGATGTGGCGGTCCCGGGCCCTGGTCGGCCCGGGCACAGCCAAACGCCCGTCTGCTGAGGCCAATGACCGGCCAATGACGCCAGACTCGAGATTCGAGTTTCTCTGCGAGCGAGAGTTCGTAACCCATCTACGGAACAGGACAGAAGGGCGCCGTGTTCCTGTGTGTTCCTGTgcattccgtttccgttcctttcATCTCGCTTGCCACACACGATCGCATTGCTGGGCGTGCGAAGTGAATGGAGGAAGTAAAGgctttttgcttctgctggttCGTAGGCAACGGGCGGAATGGTGTTCTGTCTGACCACGACCGTTACCCGTTGCTATGCTCGGTCCAAAACTGTCCAAAAAGTGTCGTCTACCTCCGGCTCCTTGCTGTTTTGTATGCGCCGAGGatgggattttgtttttaaataaatttcgaCTCCATGCAGGTAGCGTAAGGCGTTAATACACAACTCCCGAGGTTCCGGGGGGTATTGAAACCCTCTCCCTCACTGAAAGGTGTGCTGATTTGTGGCGATACGGTCACGGTGTGGTGGTAGACCGTATTTGGTACTTTATCTAAATTAAAGATTCGTTCGTCGCTCTCCGCAGGTACATATAGCCAATGGTACCATGTACTACGGCCAAGCGCACCCATCctccgatgatgctgcagttCAAAACACCGCCAAAGCACAGGCCATTAAGATGCTTAGCGTGCAAGAGGTCTTTgaccgattcgattcgagtgACGCCGAGTTTAAAAGCCAACGCCAAACTCTcattctatctctctctctcaagcaCTCTCCATTCAATTGACAATTTTCGGTACTCGGTGGCTGGATGACGCGATGGCACAGGATTCTCTGCATATCCAAATGGGATCCGAGTATCTGCCCatcccatcaccatcgtccaATGAACAATGAACATTAAGAGGGCGAAGCGACAAAAGGCAAAGACCTCGGACCACATTTGAGCTGTGGTCAAATCCCCGTGAATCGCGATGTATTCGTTGCTCTTTTATGTCCTTCTGTGGACTATACTACACCTTTGTCTCTCCGCCAGTCCAGCGTTGACAATCCAAGTGCTCATTTGTCTGGTGGATGGTTGATTGCATGTTATGTCCTGGCGATGGGCGAATGCTTGAAGGTAGAATTTTGGTTTGTAATTTTCTCATTTGTCTGGGACACTCCTGAAGGGTTGTTGAAAGATAATGATCACAATGGTTTGCATGCATCACGCCTCTGAAGGCCCTCTGAAGTGTCCTCTCGAGCGTATCGAGGCTGTCAACGTATCGAGGCTTAaaactttcccaaaaaccgaagcaaCCGAATTAGTATTCCATTTCATCACAGTATGCTCTGCAGCATTGTGCTTAGCGACAGAACGTTGAAGATCCGGAACCGAGCACTGGCTGGGTGTAGCTATTGAGCGTTCGATAGTACATTcaaccaggcgtctccatcgcgccacgagccagccaaccggccagcctaCGATGCTGCTGTGCTCCCGGTACGGTACTCGTttcgtgtgcgtttgtgtgtgtgggttgtgaGCCACGGTGAGCACGGTTTTGTGAGTGTGCGAGCCAGCATCTCACCGGAAGTGCACCGGCCATTGCATGGCATAGCGCATCACCACCCCGGTATGCATCGTAATGCAACATAGTATGTGTGTCTAAAGTACCTAACTTgtcatgtgtgtttgtgtgtgtgtttgtgcgtgcctTACCAGGATATACATCAGGGCAGCTGCTTCAGCATGCGCAGCCCACAGCTCTCTGGCTCGGTTTGCAGCAATCCGAAGTGGATGTGGTTCGGGTCTCGCGCCGGGGCCATCGTACGCAGGCGACGATTGCAATGAATTGGTCAATGAACTTTAGCACGAGTCCGCCCAGGATCTCCTCCCGCagcgtcggtcggttggcccgGCGTTGCCCCGCGTTACGGAGTAGCATCTTCCTACCTATCGTTGCGCGCTGCTGTCATCGTGTGTTGACCGCGTACCGCAGACGTCTGAGGGGTTAACTACTCGCCCGCACTCGTCCGGGAGCGTGGCGGCATGCCGGAAGGTCCGGGCGTACACCGGGGACAGGGAGAAGAGGGTGTCTAGACATTCATTCCCATACCGCCGGTCATAGCGTAGCGGTTAGCCATGGAAGTCAACGCAGATTCAAAAGTTAGGTTCGATCACACCGACAGACAAcacgtcggtggtggtgacgttggTCGCGCCGGGACCAGGGAGCCCCACATACCGGCCAGCAGATGCAGCAGACTGAAACCGAcggagggaggaggtggttgcttggttggttggacaaAATTTACAATCCCCATCTTCCGGAGTCCAATCCCAGTATGCCTTGTGTGGTTCTCgctgtttttgctttcaaccggttataaccggtttTGAAGGATCCAAGGACGTTAATCGAGCGcgcactcgcgcgcgcgtcatttctctccttctctctctccctttcatGTTCATGTCCTGTGCGAGGAcataaataaaatagaatGTCACAAAAATTGCTGATCgattttattattcattcCTGCCCACCGCCGGGTTTCGCGCCGGATCTGTCATTCCGGTGAACCCGAATCGAACGCTGTAACCATgcgtctggtgctggtgcgtctCGGCCTCGCTCGCCATTCCCGCTTATCCCCGTGTGTCCCCGAGAACACTGGCTAGACGCTGTTTTTGTAagctatccaccaccaccaccaccatcaccacggacCGGTTGCAAACGATGCAATCAACATTTCAATGACCCCGAACAGCCAGCCGGGACCAGACACAGCGAGAACACCCCGTGCCAGCACCCCAGCCGTTTGTTCCGGTTTTCCCAACCCCGGCGACCGGGCCCGATTCGATTTTGCAAGGACGCGCggccgcgcacacacacgtccgACAAACCGAAACGCACAAGGATAACGAAGTAGCGTAACTCGCGACGCGGTGCTGCGCGCTTGTCACTAGACAGGCTAGAGGGGGGAGGCGAGGAGGGACCACGATGGGACGGGGGGGCGGGATGAGTGGACTGTTGGGAGTGAAGCGAGCCGGAGCCGGGTCCGGGTGTCGGGTGATCGGTGGGATGCTAACCCTCCACCAATAGGATCAAGGTAAGGGAGAagggccgtcgtcgtcggcgtcgctcGCGTTGTAGCTCACTCCGCGACGAATCCTTGGCGCGACGACGAGGGCATTGTATACATAAACGACGTCCCcggccccctccctcccatccATGGACCTCTTCTTGTTTCCTGCACCCCGAGAGagtcaacagcatcatcatcatcatcatcgtcttcccGTCCCGTTCGATGGTTTTCAAcgtttttttgtcgcttttttaGGTCTCCGATTGAGCGGCGAGCACAAGGACGAACCGAAGGGCCCATACCCtagagcgaaagcgagagagcgagagagagagagagagaacaagcgaaaacgagcgagagagcgagagcgaacacACTAGACAAGCAACCACCGGCGTGACGAGGTCAGGGAATGGGATATGCTCCAGCATAAAGCAATACagacgtcgccgccgtcgctgctgtcCGCCGCCGGATGTTGGCTTTCCATCTGGGACTCTCtgggtgaaggtgaaggacGAGTACGCGCCCTACGCCGGCCCTATACGATCATACTGTCGAGACAAAGAGAGggcgaatgagagagagagcgagagcgagcgcgcgctcgcataAAGGCGtacgaaagagagcgaaagacaaTTGCGAATTCGTCCTCGTGCGTCACTAGCTCTGGCCACGCCAGAAGCCGCCGCAATTGTTGGATGGCGTAGCGTACCAGCTGCTCGTTGCGGCCTATGAGATGGGCCTTGGTCGGTCGGGAATCCGAATCACTGTTCGTtggtttgtctgtgtgtgtgtgtgtgtcctggacGCTGTGATGACGCCGCATCCTAGGACATGCGTCTGCCGGGTTTGGTTCTTCGGGAAGTATATAAGCCGGATCTACTCCCGatgtcgctcgctctcgctctcccggGGGTCGATGGTCTCAGTCTAGGATAGCATCCTAGGCGGTgtactagtgtgtgtgtgtcctttcgcCACCTCGCACTGGCTCGTGGTGTCTGTGGCCGAATGTGCCCGAATGTGGAGCACGTAGCAGACGTCTGGCGGGAATGTTCGACTCcctttcccaccccccccacccaaaaaccatcatgtCTCGCCAGCCCTCCCCTCCTGGATTACGTGTCTGGAGTAGAGTAGAGTACAAATGTGCACCACCGTAGCGTGGCCTCTCATTCAGCTTCCATCCAACTCCTTTTTTCGCTGCCGGATGATactgttgtgtggtggtggtggtggtggtggtggtggtggtggtgttcgtgaTGCTGTTTACTACGAAAACTCCAGACTCCAATcggttctctcgctctttcgctctcggtctctcttgGTCTCTCGTATATTGGTGAACGACCATGGGGAAGGTCAACGAGACTGCCACCATATCGAGTCGAGTCGGAAGGATACCCctaccggctggctggctggctggctggctggttggtagCGTTTGGCAGAATTCGGTCATTgccctttcttttttgtgtacGCCAGACCTGCGGCGTCGCGTCATGGCCTAGCAGACAGCTCTTCTCGACACTCCCGCGTCGCATGTGCGTACGGCCCCCGTCCCCCAACATCATCCTGCCGGAtatagtgatggtggtgcagctcGGTTGCGGTATCCGTCATCCGTCAGCCACACTCAGCAGTACCAGGGTAACAAGCGGCACAAGGATACGGTTATCCCGGGCGTGTTGCCGAGTGAGCAAGCGCTAGCGCTAGTAGGCGGCGAACCAAGCGCGCTTGCTACTTCAGGTTGGCTGGAATGGGAACTGCGTGTTTAATATGTATATATTTAATAAACGGTTGATAATATGCGGATGAGGGTGGCCACAGGCCAAGTGCGCTTAGGCTGGCataacgacgacaacgacgacgacgacacgtttgtcgcgcgcgcgtcgcaTGGTGGCGTCTCCATGAGGCAATACCAACGACTACTACGTCGACGACAAAAGATGAATGTATGTCTGCCGATTTTGTTCCCCGGTTTCccatctttcgctctctctctgtctcggaTACGCGCCGGCTGTGTCCCCAAGCAGGAGGTGTAGGAGTAGGCTGAACGGACGGCCAgacgaacggatggatggatggatggtagaCCAAACAAATGGCTTCACGCGTCGCGCTACTAGTGAACGGAAACGCGTTCCGCAGGTTTCGGTGGAGAAAGGAAACtgcagacacagacacacacacacatacacacctacCTACATAAAAGCCATGCCATGCTAGACATGAAGGGGATGAgaacgaccagaccagacaacAGAAGTTGGGGGGACGAAACGCAGGATAATAAAATTTGATGCCGCACACCGATTCTTTGCCGCGCGCCGGAGTCAGTCATTGTGCGAGTTTATGTTTTGCTGGCGGGCGAATTCCTGCCCGCTGCTCCCTCCCTCGGGGGGATCCGATTCCGGGGCTCAGCATGCCAGTCTGCAGCatcctggagctggaggtcttttttcggtttttttttatattaatttCTTTATTTCACAGCGAGACTCCCCGTCGTCTGCCCTGTCgtgttgtggtttgtgtggACTGTGGGGAGCGCCAGGCGTCGCTTAATTCATTTTTGCTATAATTTTTGCGACAGTTTGTAAGGTTATTGTTGCACATGGCATGTTATTTAGCCGTGCGGGCCCGCCCGAGGATGGTGGGCGGTCGATGCATCTGATCCGTGCGCGACAGAACGACCGGGGCCCTTCCCCGGTTCCTCGGTCCCGTGTACCTTTTGATACCAATTATCtgattgatgtgtgtgtgtgtgtgtgtgtgtgtatgtatgtatgagTGTGTATTTTGGAAGCGAGGAAGCTAGGTGAGGTGGCCACGGTGGGTTCTTTGTTCCGGTCCGGAGCATACcctctttttggggggccggTTGGAATTGGCGGGTGGTTTGGCAGTTTTGAACGGTGTTTAGTGCAGGCCTAGCGCTAGCGTGCAGCAGGCCATGACTGACGCCGgtatggatggatgaatggttGGTGTGAACGACGGTGTGCACATTGTTCTAGCAAGCCGCTTCATCTTAGTTAACATATGCATATAGTTACTATACCAGTACTTCCCTCTATGGTTGTTAATAGCAACAACAGAGCCTGCCTGGTTCGCCGCtgccatcggccaccaggtTGGTTGTCTAATGCAGGATGCAACTCGCATGTCCCTAGGTCGGTCCTAACCGATTGGGAACTGTTGTAATAGCGTTACGGAACGTGCAGTCGGTGTACGCTGTGTGGGTAGACTTGTCGATCCAGATCCAACGATATCGACGAgaaatgattgatttaatAATTCATACTTCGAGAACATTCTGCTCCTGCTTTTATGGGATCTTCACGATTCGCCCACCTTTTCATCGATCTGTCTCTTACGTCTGTCGCCGTCGCTTCTTGGTCTGATGTAAGGTTATTGATCGAAAGCAATTATTCAAATTAGCAAATTTGAATTCGACATCCAGAGTCATAAAATCAGTGAATGGGAACCATTAAAACCGGTCCCAGTGGGGCACCTGTCGTGCGTTGTCGATGTCGAGCTTCTAGCTAGACACACTCCGCATATACCCCAGGGATCGCACACTCCTTATCCGGTGACATTCGGTTTTGGGTTACGACATAACGGCTGATTGCTGCAAACGGTCTAGCATCTGTTTTAACAGACAAAACACGCTGACCATTACATCTGCTCGCAACATCATGCTCTCGCTTGTACCCGTCTGCTGATCTGCTGAAGCTCAATTCGAAGTCAATTAAATGGACTTTCGCGCACTCGCGTAATGCCAAGCCAT
The sequence above is a segment of the Anopheles darlingi chromosome 2, idAnoDarlMG_H_01, whole genome shotgun sequence genome. Coding sequences within it:
- the LOC125949823 gene encoding histone acetyltransferase KAT7 isoform X2, yielding MPHRKKSTSTTESSSGSSSDSSSSGSDSGSSGGSDSGSSSSESDSSSSQEPTTNRSGNNAGNASNSATGAAASKNNDKIGNRRASEVANNPAGKVGGTAAGKPDATKDKSIVNKQKKLSKSSISSSEDDESENERRKTQPTTGAGQKKGSSAGEQAKKKQQNSSATSKEVKTGSGTGTVPITGGKVPPSVIKQQQQQQHSSAPITKGAAKASTVVKSLNKPTTSGAAGAGAAGNAKKAGQSSHHSTTSTPATKAKKKSIFSPVNSSESDGEKSADDKQDFKDRRTSSSSSTSGNVAGGSGAGTGNAGGAGSDQSDKAASGSGNSAANSSAQQRGRGRPRKASMQSTASTPKPVAQVKPLPAPSTSANSKASGNSTSGPASKPIKSHMTNLSSATSSSSDSSSSGSSDSETESSDDSSPSIVTTAQQPRNANLPMKRVLERTPQKSNAKDGTTVGAGTDSELDATKQTRKLTRSASTRKSKHLLGKNATDSDSDADSVKRSASKSPVKKPPGSLSKGKAKNSLSHLNSSKRSNDVKVAKESFVEEAPIERRCPLEKCDSLGHMGGVFEKHFTLEACPMFHNMTIEQTKQLLVERKLREEERRRSIPVYENSKKIQTPEQKIYAQKIRDLRMRFKPSVPPPSAVSNTERPKPFFDRDGNEIEPEPCLEGIVPDYDLQLFREAQALASESIDKELGDMVTGKGTKYISMGRHCMQVWYQSPYPDDATRLPKLYLCEFCLRYQKSEVGMKRHAAKCVWRHPPGDEIYRKGKLGVWQVDGKRHKQYCQHLCLLAKFFLDHKTLYYDVEPFLFYVMTLADSDGCHTVGYFSKEKNSFLNYNVSCILTLPPYQRKGYGRLLIDFSYLLTRVEGKIGSPEKPLSDLGLISYRSYWKDVLLAYLCSRPGTGLSIKDISQEMAINSYDIVSTLQALGMMKYWKGKHIILKKQEETILRNAFATELLERNSLISV
- the LOC125949823 gene encoding histone acetyltransferase KAT7 isoform X3, whose protein sequence is MPHRKKSTSTTESSSGSSSDSSSSGSDSGSSGGSDSGSSSSESDSSSSQEPTTNRSGNNAGNASNSATGAAASKNNDKIGNRRASEVANNPAGKVGGTAAGKPDATKDKSIVNKQKKLSKSSISSSEDDESENERRKTQPTTGAGQKKGSSAGEQAKKKQQNSSATSKEVKTGSGTGTVPITGGKVPPSVIKQQQQQQHSSAPITKGAAKASTVVKSLNKPTTSGAAGAGAAGNAKKAGQSSHHSTTSTPATKAKKKSIFSPVNSSESDGEKSADDKQDFKDRRTSSSSSTSGNVAGGSGAGTGNAGGAGSDQSDKAASGSGNSAANSSAQQRGRGRPRKASMQSTASTPKPVAQVKPLPAPSTSANSKASGNSTSGPASKPIKSHMTNLSSATSSSSDSSSSGSSDSETESSDDSSPSIVTTAQQPRNANLPMKRVLERTPQKSNAKDGTTVGAGTDSELDATKQTRKLTRSASTRKSKHLLGKNATDSDSDADSVKRSASKSPVKKPPGSLSKGKAKNSLSHLNSSKRSNDVKVAKESFVEEAPIERRCPLEKCDSLGHMGGVFEKHFTLEACPMFHNMTIEQTKQLLVERKLREEERRRSIPVYENSKKIQTPEQKIYAQKIRDLRMRFKPSVPPPSAVSNTERPKPFFDRDGNEIEPEPCLEGIVPDYDLQLFREAQALASESIDKELGDMVTGKGTKYISMGRHCMQVWYQSPYPDDATRLPKLYLCEFCLRYQKSEVGMKRHAAKCVWRHPPGDEIYRKGKLGVWQVDGKRHKQYCQHLCLLAKFFLDHKTLYYDVEPFLFYVMTLADSDGCHTVGYFSKVSD
- the LOC125949823 gene encoding histone acetyltransferase KAT7 isoform X1, which encodes MPHRKKSTSTTESSSGSSSDSSSSGSDSGSSGGSDSGSSSSESDSSSSQEPTTNRSGNNAGNASNSATGAAASKNNDKIGNRRASEVANNPAGKVGGTAAGKPDATKDKSIVNKQKKLSKSSISSSEDDESENERRKTQPTTGAGQKKGSSAGEQAKKKQQNSSATSKEVKTGSGTGTVPITGGKVPPSVIKQQQQQQHSSAPITKGAAKASTVVKSLNKPTTSGAAGAGAAGNAKKAGQSSHHSTTSTPATKAKKKSIFSPVNSSESDGEKSADDKQDFKDRRTSSSSSTSGNVAGGSGAGTGNAGGAGSDQSDKAASGSGNSAANSSAQQRGRGRPRKASMQSTASTPKPVAQVKPLPAPSTSANSKASGNSTSGPASKPIKSHMTNLSSATSSSSDSSSSGSSDSETESSDDSSPSIVTTAQQPRNANLPMKRVLERTPQKSNAKDGTTVGAGTDSELDATKQTRKLTRSASTRKSKHLLGKNATDSDSDADSVKRSASKSPVKKPPGSLSKGKAKNSLSHLNSSKRSNDVKVAKESFVEEAPIERRCPLEKCDSLGHMGGVFEKHFTLEACPMFHNMTIEQTKQLLVERKLREEERRRSIPVYENSKKIQTPEQKIYAQKIRDLRMRFKPSVPPPSAVSNTERPKPFFDRDGNEIEPEPCLEGIVPDYDLQLFREAQALASESIDKELGDMVTGKGTKYISMGRHCMQVWYQSPYPDDATRLPKLYLCEFCLRYQKSEVGMKRHAAKCVWRHPPGDEIYRKGKLGVWQVDGKRHKQYCQHLCLLAKFFLDHKTLYYDVEPFLFYVMTLADSDGCHTVGYFSKEKNSFLNYNVSCILTLPPYQRKGYGRLLIDFSYLLTRVEGKIGSPEKPLSDLGLISYRSYWKDVLLAYLCSRPGTGLSIKDISQEMAINSYDIVSTLQALGMMKYWKGKHIILKKQDVLEEYEERVKRRGKMPKIDQSCLKWTPFVPPAPSTPSS